CTGCTCGTGGATCGGTCGGAACGTCTTCTCCGAGGCGTCGAACTCGGCTGGCGACCAGAACCGGGCCGCACTCGCGTCGCTGCCGGCCGTCGGTTCGCCCGTTGCGTCGGCCCGATCCGCGACGTAGTGAACCGTCAGCACGTGTTTGCCGTCCCGCGGTGGCATCGTCGTCGCGTCGAGGAGTTCGAGCGCACCGGGATCGACGACGACACCGGTCTCCTCCTCGAGTTCGCGAACCGCTGCGGTCTCTGGGTCTTCGCCGATCTCCATGTGGCCACCGGGGATCGTCCAGTCACCGACGCCCGGCGGGACGGCTCGCTCGACGCAGAGCACTGCAGGGGTTTCGCCCGACCGATCGACGACGGCAACGCTCGCACAGGGGACCGGGTTGTGCCAGACCACGTCCTCGCAGGTCGGACAGCGCTCGCGCTCGCGGCCGTCGAACGCGGTCGTCTCGAGAGACGTGCCACAGTGAGGACAGAACTCGGCTGGACGGCTGACCATCTACGATGGTGTCCGCACCGGGGGTATCAAAGCGTTTTCAATCCGAGACCAGTCAACGAACTGCTAGCTAGAGCGTCTTGAGTCCGCTTCCGGTCAGCGGCACGACGACGTCCGCGTCGTCCTCGAGGACACCCATCTCTCGGTACTTCTCCAGTGCTGCGGGCGCGACCGCACAGGTCGGTTCGACGTAGAATCCGCGGCGATGAAGGCGGTCGAGCGCGCTCTCGACGGGATCCGAGCCGAGCGCGATGGCGTCGCCGTCGGTCGCCTCGATGGCGCTGAGAATTTCGTCCTTGCGAGCGGGTTCGGTGATTTTGATACCGTCTGCGATGTCCGTACCCTCACCGTCCTCGTCGGTTGTCGCGCCGC
Above is a window of Natronorubrum tibetense GA33 DNA encoding:
- a CDS encoding NUDIX domain-containing protein codes for the protein MVSRPAEFCPHCGTSLETTAFDGRERERCPTCEDVVWHNPVPCASVAVVDRSGETPAVLCVERAVPPGVGDWTIPGGHMEIGEDPETAAVRELEEETGVVVDPGALELLDATTMPPRDGKHVLTVHYVADRADATGEPTAGSDASAARFWSPAEFDASEKTFRPIHEQRFRNAAVWFE